From a single Solanum dulcamara chromosome 4, daSolDulc1.2, whole genome shotgun sequence genomic region:
- the LOC129887317 gene encoding uncharacterized protein LOC129887317, which translates to MNSNYGKSGSSINSFDFDLGLNSGRSRSLNDQKNKTSSYSSSSSYTYSSMQSKPNSGSSWTQPNKSTWTHQPVGSLSGPNSMAGDIFGKSWGSSAPSSTSNVVSSVGIANKNPNLFGDLVSSALGGNKSNSNAPLKNATPTANKSAFSMGGMADNLPKSGNSVKTGGSWGSAGNSGSGNAGGYNAYNYSASVNLSGGNTKTPNLGGTSLKNMSGSGVGGGMGVNKDPFGSLVDFSSKPGPNMKSASKETKTNSSGDDVFGDFQNATKSGGSGFPSDPFPTSNINASTGLNSGGAYSKVDDFVFTNTQGQPSTTQSSGVGDFDSLFSSTNASSGEAAGGSENQQFTGGDDWGFESEFVGANDSSGTTEIEGLPPPPAGVSASTAKNKGMDNHKQGQYGDAIKWLSWAVILLEKAGDEAGVMEVLSSRASCYKEVGEYKKAVADCTKVLEQDGTNVSVLVQRALLYESMEKYKLGAEDLRTVMKIDPGNRVARSTVHRLTKMAG; encoded by the exons ATGAATTCAAATTACGGGAAATCAGGTTCTTCTATCAATAGTTTCGATTTTGATCTGGGTTTGAACTCTGGTCGATCTCGATCTCTTAATGATCAGAAGAATAAAACGTCTTCGTATTCTTCATCATCATCCTATACATATTCATCAATGCAATCAAAACCAAATTCTGGATCATCATGGACTCAACCCAACAAATCAACATGGACTCACCAACCAGTAGGATCGTTATCTGGACCGAATTCAATGGCTGGTGACATATTTGGGAAGAGTTGGGGATCTTCAGCTCCTTCAAGCACTAGCAATGTAGTGTCAAGTGTTGGGATTGCTAACAAAAACCCTAATTTGTTTGGTGATTTGGTGAGCTCAGCATTGGGAGGAAATAAGAGTAATAGCAATGCCCCGTTAAAAAATGCTACCCCAACTGCTAACAAGAGCGCGTTCTCTATGGGTGGTATGGCTGATAATCTGCCTAAGAGTGGTAATTCTGTGAAAACTGGTGGTAGCTGGGGTTCAGCTGGAAATTCTGGTAGCGGTAATGCTGGTGGTTATAATGCTTATAACTATAGTGCCAGTGTGAATCTAAGTGGTGGTAATACTAAAACCCCTAATCTTGGAGGTACATCATTGAAAAATATGTCTGGAAGTGGAGTTGGAGGAGGGATGGGTGTCAATAAGGACCCTTTTGGTTCTCTGGTTGATTTTTCGTCTAAGCCCGGGCCTAATATGAAGTCGGCTAGTAAAGAAACTAAAACGAATAGTTCAGGGGATGATGTGTTTGGGGATTTCCAAAATGCTACTAAATCAGGTGGATCAGGATTTCCATCAGATCCGTTTCCTACAAGTAATATTAATGCTTCAACGGGGTTGAATTCGGGTGGTGCTTATTCCAAAGTTGATGATTTCGTATTCACTAATACTCAGGGTCAACCATCTACTACACAGTCTTCAGGTGTGGGTGATTTTGATTCGCTTTTTTCATCAACAAATGCTTCATCTGGAGAAGCTGCTGGAGGGAGTGAGAACCAGCAGTTTACAGGGGGTGATGATTGGGGGTTTGAATCAGAGTTTGTGGGTGCTAACGATAGCAGTGGGACAACTGAAATTGAAGGGCTTCCACCACCACCTGCTGGTGTTAGTGCTTCCACAGCGAAGAACAAGGGAATGGATAATCACAAGCAGGGACAATATGGTGATGCCATAAAATGGTTGTCGTGGGCCGTCATTCTTCTTGAGAAGGCCGGTGATGAAGCTGGTGTAATGGAGGTTCTGTCAAGTAGGGCTTCATGTTACAAAGAGGTAGGAGAATACAAGAAGGCTGTGGCTGACTGTACAAAG GTGCTAGAACAAGATGGCACAAATGTTTCCGTCCTTGTGCAGCGTGCTCTGTTGTATGAGAGTATGGAGAAGTACAAGCTCGGTGCGGAAGACCTCAGAACTGTTATGAAGATTGATCCTGGTAATAGGGTGGCGAGAAGTACTGTACACCGCTTGACTAAGATGGCTGGCTAA